From the Balneola sp. genome, one window contains:
- a CDS encoding GNAT family N-acetyltransferase: MKIRRANKNDLDDVLKLFSETILNSNKADYSDLQLAAWSSSIDDRERWLKKVEDQYFLLAEIDGKVTGFASINKGYLDTMFVHHKYQGKGIAKSLLEELESYAQQSGESQIITESSITACSFFSKHGFNVLKEQTVIRNGVEITNIRMVKDL; encoded by the coding sequence ATGAAAATTCGACGAGCTAATAAGAATGATCTTGATGACGTTTTGAAATTGTTCAGTGAAACAATTCTGAATAGTAACAAAGCTGATTATTCTGACTTACAATTGGCTGCGTGGAGTTCAAGCATCGATGATAGGGAGCGGTGGCTCAAAAAAGTAGAAGATCAATACTTTCTTCTTGCGGAAATTGATGGAAAGGTCACGGGGTTTGCTTCAATTAATAAAGGATATCTTGATACAATGTTTGTTCATCATAAGTATCAGGGAAAGGGTATTGCAAAAAGTCTTTTAGAAGAATTGGAATCATATGCTCAGCAAAGTGGAGAGAGCCAAATAATTACTGAATCCAGTATTACAGCTTGTTCATTTTTTAGTAAACACGGCTTCAATGTTCTCAAAGAACAGACTGTAATTAGGAATGGAGTTGAGATAACAAATATCCGAATGGTTAAAGACTTATAG
- a CDS encoding Xaa-Pro aminopeptidase, protein MKQLLTFLALLIISVSLQAQSYPHILPMKERAAVIDNLLEDKIQTLLPEMMRETNIDMWVVVSREYNEDPVIETMLPATWLAARRRTILVMYDRGEGEGVETLAVARYDVGETFKRAWDKERQPDQWERLKEIVEERDPERIGINVSEIWGHADGMVVTDHNEMKAALGKKYTDRLVSAEKLAVKWLETRTAKEMQIYPQIVRIAHEIIAEGFSDAVIQPGITTTEDVVWWYREKIRELKLNTWFHPSVSIQRADPESFDHLRTFDSRPGENTIMPGDLLHVDFGITYLRLNTDTQQHAYILRPEETEVPGYLVKAFENGNRLQDIFTNNFKEGRTGNEVLAMSLKQAKDEGLTPSIYTHPIGYHGHAAGTTLGMWDSQGGVPGDGDYSLHLNTAYSIELNAATYIEQWGKEIRIMLEEDAFFDESGVWYIDGRQREIMTIPRIPAKQ, encoded by the coding sequence ATGAAACAGCTTCTGACTTTCCTAGCCCTGCTTATTATCTCCGTGTCTTTACAGGCTCAATCCTACCCGCATATTCTGCCAATGAAAGAGCGAGCTGCCGTGATTGATAATCTTCTGGAGGATAAAATCCAGACTTTATTACCCGAGATGATGAGGGAGACTAATATCGATATGTGGGTTGTAGTTTCAAGGGAATACAATGAAGATCCTGTTATCGAGACGATGCTTCCGGCTACATGGTTAGCTGCCCGGCGCCGTACTATTTTGGTAATGTATGACAGGGGAGAAGGTGAAGGAGTAGAAACACTGGCTGTTGCCCGGTATGATGTTGGGGAGACTTTCAAAAGAGCATGGGATAAAGAACGTCAGCCTGATCAATGGGAAAGGCTCAAAGAGATTGTTGAAGAACGAGATCCTGAACGTATTGGAATAAATGTCTCAGAAATATGGGGACATGCCGATGGCATGGTGGTAACTGATCATAATGAAATGAAGGCAGCACTTGGTAAAAAGTACACTGATCGTTTGGTTTCTGCTGAGAAATTAGCAGTGAAATGGCTTGAGACCCGGACGGCAAAAGAGATGCAGATATATCCGCAAATCGTCCGTATAGCTCATGAAATCATTGCTGAAGGATTTTCTGATGCAGTAATTCAACCCGGGATAACTACAACAGAAGATGTGGTTTGGTGGTACAGAGAAAAAATCAGAGAACTTAAACTGAATACTTGGTTTCACCCCAGCGTATCTATTCAAAGGGCTGACCCAGAGTCATTTGATCACCTTCGCACTTTTGATAGCCGTCCGGGAGAAAATACAATCATGCCCGGAGATTTACTTCATGTTGATTTTGGCATCACATACTTGCGCCTGAATACAGACACTCAGCAACACGCTTATATACTTCGTCCTGAAGAAACTGAGGTGCCGGGGTATCTGGTCAAAGCTTTCGAAAATGGAAATCGCCTCCAGGATATTTTCACCAATAATTTTAAAGAAGGCAGAACTGGAAACGAAGTTTTAGCGATGTCTTTAAAGCAGGCCAAAGATGAAGGACTTACCCCAAGTATTTACACCCACCCGATTGGATATCATGGTCATGCTGCAGGAACAACCCTTGGGATGTGGGATTCTCAGGGAGGAGTTCCCGGCGACGGCGACTATTCGCTTCATTTAAATACCGCATATTCTATAGAATTAAATGCAGCAACGTATATCGAACAATGGGGCAAAGAAATCCGCATTATGCTCGAGGAGGATGCCTTTTTTGATGAAAGTGGCGTGTGGTATATCGATGGTCGTCAGCGTGAAATTATGACAATTCCCAGAATTCCTGCGAAGCAATAG
- a CDS encoding AMP-dependent synthetase, which yields MKFNTLEDKIAHARSLENPPEPLREDFFSLLKKGIGSDKTYLTYRDSEQNRTEVSYRQFYECVINTARFYQSRGLEAGDKVATISHNHWHTVVQYFAAWFCGLVVVPVNLGEDDNRIAYILKNAEVKLALVRDEYSDRIQKIIKKENLLSELEVIVCDDSVESFSKKNGELKEVQVGTESEALIVFTSGTTGNPKGVVLTQRNLLEDARTISQWHNIDGQTKMMCILPIHHVNGTVVTMITPFFVGGSTVLNQKFSPGHFFQIIEEEQVHVVSVVPTLLQYLTSYYEGKEVPENNQFRHIICGAGPLTVKVAQNFEEKFDIPIIHGYGLSETTCYSCFIPADQPKEEHKKWMRDFGYPSIGIPVPANEMDIQDEQGNSVPEGERGEIVIRGVNVMKGYFNNREANESAFKNGWFRSGDEGFIKKDEKGNPYYFITGRLKELIIRGGINLAPLEIDEVINKAPGVKAGIAVGFENDWYGEEVGAYVELKEGAEQNEAVILDYCREHLPFLKSPKVVVFGEELPVTSTGKYQRLKVAHLFEEWSNVQFRE from the coding sequence ATGAAATTCAATACTTTAGAAGATAAAATAGCTCATGCCCGAAGTCTGGAAAATCCGCCGGAACCCTTGAGAGAGGATTTTTTCAGTCTGCTTAAAAAGGGTATTGGAAGTGACAAGACCTATCTTACCTATCGGGATTCAGAGCAAAATAGAACGGAAGTTTCATATCGGCAATTTTATGAGTGCGTCATAAATACTGCTCGTTTTTATCAATCACGGGGTTTAGAAGCCGGTGATAAGGTTGCCACCATTTCTCACAATCACTGGCATACAGTGGTTCAATATTTTGCAGCCTGGTTCTGTGGGTTGGTAGTAGTTCCGGTCAATCTTGGGGAAGATGATAATCGCATAGCTTACATCCTGAAGAATGCGGAAGTAAAGCTGGCTCTAGTTCGGGATGAATATTCTGATCGCATTCAAAAGATCATAAAGAAAGAAAACCTGCTTTCTGAATTGGAGGTCATCGTTTGTGATGATTCTGTAGAGTCATTTTCCAAAAAGAATGGAGAATTGAAAGAAGTACAAGTTGGTACTGAGTCTGAAGCATTGATAGTATTTACATCCGGTACTACAGGGAATCCAAAAGGTGTTGTTTTGACTCAGCGTAATCTTCTTGAAGATGCTCGAACCATTAGTCAATGGCACAACATTGATGGTCAAACAAAAATGATGTGTATTTTACCCATTCACCACGTAAACGGTACGGTGGTGACGATGATTACTCCTTTTTTTGTAGGAGGATCTACCGTTTTAAATCAGAAATTCAGCCCGGGACATTTCTTTCAGATTATTGAAGAAGAGCAAGTTCATGTGGTAAGCGTGGTGCCAACACTGCTTCAATATCTTACTAGTTATTATGAAGGAAAAGAGGTGCCGGAAAATAATCAGTTCCGTCATATCATTTGCGGAGCTGGTCCACTTACGGTAAAGGTAGCTCAAAACTTTGAGGAGAAATTCGACATTCCCATTATTCACGGGTACGGACTTTCAGAAACGACCTGTTACTCATGCTTCATCCCGGCCGATCAGCCCAAAGAAGAACATAAAAAATGGATGCGGGATTTTGGTTACCCGAGTATAGGAATTCCAGTCCCTGCCAACGAAATGGATATTCAGGATGAGCAGGGCAACTCCGTTCCGGAAGGCGAACGCGGAGAAATTGTGATTCGTGGGGTAAATGTGATGAAGGGATACTTTAATAACCGGGAGGCCAATGAATCAGCTTTTAAGAATGGCTGGTTTCGCAGTGGAGATGAAGGATTTATCAAAAAAGACGAAAAGGGCAATCCCTACTATTTCATCACGGGCCGGTTGAAAGAGTTGATCATTCGAGGCGGCATTAATCTGGCACCGCTGGAAATTGATGAAGTCATAAACAAAGCTCCTGGTGTAAAAGCGGGCATTGCGGTGGGTTTTGAAAATGATTGGTATGGAGAGGAAGTCGGGGCTTATGTAGAGCTCAAAGAAGGAGCGGAGCAAAACGAAGCAGTTATTTTAGATTACTGCCGGGAACACCTGCCGTTTTTAAAGTCACCCAAGGTAGTGGTATTCGGCGAAGAGCTACCGGTCACTTCAACAGGAAAATACCAGCGCTTAAAAGTGGCTCATTTGTTTGAAGAGTGGAGTAATGTGCAGTTTAGGGAATAG